A region of Haliotis asinina isolate JCU_RB_2024 chromosome 7, JCU_Hal_asi_v2, whole genome shotgun sequence DNA encodes the following proteins:
- the LOC137291721 gene encoding neurofilament heavy polypeptide-like isoform X1, with amino-acid sequence MEVTEVVSLHVALPVLCVVFCAFLVFAFGFKSPAQPPSFDFDDDKKQREKRSKRSKVKSSANGHVAIGIADDNTASSKSSSPKVSTKQSSANNTTKPKTPEAKSPKSDKTDKKQAKKPAAKEEAKIKSKPVVEDDADGWVTKTSRKVKKQKGSKDDKADNSSDERSKTSTLEDKPAAPMKQETTVIQTETEVSPKGQRPAKKKKSPKNDKDSEEPVKVAESAVPQSGPAPKQDKPVEPPPPPKTVPKEAEFTDVSPKKKSKSKKENKKGSPAPEGKLSEVQDVPRPVEPEVKVVPQLSQEEPKIVKSPKKKKSKEPSPDKADKVLQVNNENKSSPEKIKVDKKSIAELPEKSKPRAAESSSVQDAPAGAKADLGGAAGDVAKAEASKPVTFDEMGGTGDSWEAVPKSKKKRSRREN; translated from the exons ATGGAAGTCACGGAGGTGGTGTCTCTCCACGTTGCTTTGCCAGTTTTATGCGTTGTTTTCTGTGCTTTCCTTGTTTTTGCGTTCGGTTTCAAGTCACCAGCGCAGCCACCAAGCTTCGACTTCGATGATGACAAGAAGCAGCGAGAGAAAAGGTCGAAGAGAAGCAAG GTGAAGAGTTCTGCCAATGGCCATGTCGCTATTGGTATTGCTGATGACAACACTGCCTCATCAAAATCTTCATCTCCCAAAGTCTCCACCAAACAGTCAAGCGCAAACAACACGACCAAGCCCAAGACACCAGAGGCAAAATCTCCCAAGTCCGACAAGACTGATAAAAAG CAGGCCAAAAAACCAGCAGCGAAAGAGGAAGCAAAGATCAAATCCAAGCCAGTAGTGGAAGATGATG CTGATGGATGGGTTACTAAGACCTCTCGCAAAGTGAAAAAGCAGAAAGGCAGCAAAGATGACAAAGCTGACAACAGTTCAGACGAGCGTAGCAAGACTAGTACATTGGAAGACAAACCAGCAGCGCCTATGAAACAAGAGACTACAGTCATTCAGACAGAGACTGAGGTCAGTCCCAAAGGTCAGCGGCCAGCTAAAAAGAAGAAGTCACCAaag AACGACAAGGACAGTGAGGAGCCAGTGAAGGTTGCTGAGTCAGCAGTTCCACAGTCAGGTCCAGCTCCAAAACAAGACAAGCCTGTGGAACCTCCCCCACCACCAAAGACTGTACCAAAAGAAGCT GAATTTACAGATGTAAGTCCAAAGAAAAAGTCAAAATCtaaaaaggaaaataaaaaaGGCAGTCCTGCTCCCGAGGGCAAATTGTCAGAGGTTCAGGACGTTCCCAGACCAGTGGAGCCTGAGGTCAAGGTCGTTCCACAGCTGTCACAAGAAGAGCCAAAAATAGTAAAGAGTcctaaaaagaaaaaaagtaaaGAACCATCACCAGATAAAGCTGATAAG GTTTTACAagttaataatgaaaataaaagttCACCAGAAAAAATTAAAGTTGATAAAAAGTCTATAGCAGAGCTGCCTGAGAAGAGTAAACCGAGAGCAGCTGAGTCTTCATCAGTCCAAG ATGCACCAGCAGGTGCCAAGGCAGACTTGGGAGGTGCTGCTGGTGATGTAGCTAAAGCAGAGGCATCCAAACCTGTCACGTTTGACGAGATGGGTGGAACTGGAG ATTCTTGGGAAGCAGTTCCTAAAAGTAAAAAGAAGAGGTCCCGTCGTGAGAACTAG
- the LOC137291721 gene encoding neurofilament heavy polypeptide-like isoform X2, with protein sequence MEVTEVVSLHVALPVLCVVFCAFLVFAFGFKSPAQPPSFDFDDDKKQREKRSKRSKVKSSANGHVAIGIADDNTASSKSSSPKVSTKQSSANNTTKPKTPEAKSPKSDKTDKKAKKPAAKEEAKIKSKPVVEDDADGWVTKTSRKVKKQKGSKDDKADNSSDERSKTSTLEDKPAAPMKQETTVIQTETEVSPKGQRPAKKKKSPKNDKDSEEPVKVAESAVPQSGPAPKQDKPVEPPPPPKTVPKEAEFTDVSPKKKSKSKKENKKGSPAPEGKLSEVQDVPRPVEPEVKVVPQLSQEEPKIVKSPKKKKSKEPSPDKADKVLQVNNENKSSPEKIKVDKKSIAELPEKSKPRAAESSSVQDAPAGAKADLGGAAGDVAKAEASKPVTFDEMGGTGDSWEAVPKSKKKRSRREN encoded by the exons ATGGAAGTCACGGAGGTGGTGTCTCTCCACGTTGCTTTGCCAGTTTTATGCGTTGTTTTCTGTGCTTTCCTTGTTTTTGCGTTCGGTTTCAAGTCACCAGCGCAGCCACCAAGCTTCGACTTCGATGATGACAAGAAGCAGCGAGAGAAAAGGTCGAAGAGAAGCAAG GTGAAGAGTTCTGCCAATGGCCATGTCGCTATTGGTATTGCTGATGACAACACTGCCTCATCAAAATCTTCATCTCCCAAAGTCTCCACCAAACAGTCAAGCGCAAACAACACGACCAAGCCCAAGACACCAGAGGCAAAATCTCCCAAGTCCGACAAGACTGATAAAAAG GCCAAAAAACCAGCAGCGAAAGAGGAAGCAAAGATCAAATCCAAGCCAGTAGTGGAAGATGATG CTGATGGATGGGTTACTAAGACCTCTCGCAAAGTGAAAAAGCAGAAAGGCAGCAAAGATGACAAAGCTGACAACAGTTCAGACGAGCGTAGCAAGACTAGTACATTGGAAGACAAACCAGCAGCGCCTATGAAACAAGAGACTACAGTCATTCAGACAGAGACTGAGGTCAGTCCCAAAGGTCAGCGGCCAGCTAAAAAGAAGAAGTCACCAaag AACGACAAGGACAGTGAGGAGCCAGTGAAGGTTGCTGAGTCAGCAGTTCCACAGTCAGGTCCAGCTCCAAAACAAGACAAGCCTGTGGAACCTCCCCCACCACCAAAGACTGTACCAAAAGAAGCT GAATTTACAGATGTAAGTCCAAAGAAAAAGTCAAAATCtaaaaaggaaaataaaaaaGGCAGTCCTGCTCCCGAGGGCAAATTGTCAGAGGTTCAGGACGTTCCCAGACCAGTGGAGCCTGAGGTCAAGGTCGTTCCACAGCTGTCACAAGAAGAGCCAAAAATAGTAAAGAGTcctaaaaagaaaaaaagtaaaGAACCATCACCAGATAAAGCTGATAAG GTTTTACAagttaataatgaaaataaaagttCACCAGAAAAAATTAAAGTTGATAAAAAGTCTATAGCAGAGCTGCCTGAGAAGAGTAAACCGAGAGCAGCTGAGTCTTCATCAGTCCAAG ATGCACCAGCAGGTGCCAAGGCAGACTTGGGAGGTGCTGCTGGTGATGTAGCTAAAGCAGAGGCATCCAAACCTGTCACGTTTGACGAGATGGGTGGAACTGGAG ATTCTTGGGAAGCAGTTCCTAAAAGTAAAAAGAAGAGGTCCCGTCGTGAGAACTAG